In the genome of Urocitellus parryii isolate mUroPar1 chromosome 7, mUroPar1.hap1, whole genome shotgun sequence, the window GGGTGGGCCTGTTATTACAAAGGATGATCCACTCTCTCCAGGTGAGCTCAGAATTAAGATTTACAGGAAAAGCTGCATTGGAATCTGGATTACCAGGATCTTGCTTAGCCTAGAAAGAGACATGCCCTTGTCCTTTCTGTTACTACACAGATAGGGCAATTTGATTTATTTACCTTTCTAGACacttcaattttataattttcgaACACTTCCTTTTCATAATACCTCAAATTCCTGTTTTTCAAATCTAGTTACACAATATATGCTTTCTGGAAGCAAGTGGAAAAGAATTTTAGGTAGTCCTGTAGCTCATAGAAATAGAGTTTCCATTTGAATACAATTTTAAGGAGTCAAGCtcataaaatgtattctttttataaaacaaaatgtatactTACCTTGCTCAGAGCTTTGCTTTTCTTGAGAAATGGTTTTTCTAATTCTTCAGTAAAGAAGATGTGcttgtttttcatctttatttgtcTGCGCATGTCTAGGTACTTTGACTTACGTTTCACATTCTTATCTAGATACCTGACCTGTCGACGACTAAAATTTGGAATTTCGCCATACCTGCAACCAGACCAAAAGAAGAGGTTCACGCACAATTTCTACAGTATttcgttttctttctttctccaaaattataaaaaccaGCAATTCACATACAAATTGCAAAAGAGTTTGTAGACtagattttatattaattttaaagacaatgtGAAACACCAAAAATGGGAACATTAACATTTCTAATGTAGAGCAGAAAGTAGAAAATTTTATAGTAGATTGCAATAAAGAAATTGCAAAGACATATATCCCTTTGTTAGGAAAATTTTTCTCAATGTGGGACAATGCCAAAGCTCTTCACATTTATCTGGACatgttcaaattattttaagagtAGTCACTAAATTCTTAAGCTAGATCAATCTAAATTTACACAAGAAACAAACCCCTATTATAAAAAGTTATCAGAGCAAAATGATctaagcatttgatttttttccagttctaaaagatatatatatatatctgctatGAATCTTTGACTATATCAAGCGTCACTTGACTCCCTCCTCTGACAgctaataaaacttttttataataaaaattaatcttaCCCCTCTAAGAATTGAGCGCTTTACATAGAAGGACAACAATGAAGTTAAGCCCCAGGTATCAAAAtaggatctattttttttttttttttggttcaggggattgaaaccaggggcatttaaccactgaggcacatccccatcccttcttaaaaaattagagacagggtctcactgagttgctcagtgcctaagttgccaaggctggctttgaatttgtgatcctcctgcctcagcctccgaactactggtgtgtgtcaccatgccaggCAACAAAAATAGATCTCTGTGAGTATATACTAAGAACTATACAATagtttcacaaataaaattacatgtgCATAGCATAGGAATTCAAAATTTATTGCATTGCTAAACTTCAGTTTCAAATGACTGTATGAACTACAACTGTCTTCAAGTATCTAAAGGGGACAACTTTAGACACTATTTATatagtattaaaattattaacatgtacttttttcctcctgtggtattgggaattgaaaccaTGGCCTCATAAATGCTACGTAAGTACTATACTAGTGAGTTATACCCCTAGcccatttttatcttgagaacagggtctcactaaaatgcCCAGGTTggttgatcctcctgcctcagtctcctaagtagctgggattacatgtgcttggctagcatgtacTTTTGAACTAGTTTGGAATCAATTTATATATCAATTGTGAGATTTTCTccatgttctttttctcttttcataatcTGCAGGTGcccatttgaattttataaaataggaaagtaGAACATAAAGTCTCAACATTTAGAAACTCAAGGACTCTGGTCCTTGTATTAAAACACTGTGTAAACTGACATAAATAGTACATCATTGGCCTTCCTTTTCTAATCAGTTCAGTCTTCCactcaaataaaagaaaactgacCTGTTCTACTATTACCTACTCATTCATATTTCCTTGTATTTAATGCTTGGGCATTTACTCTTggagaaaatttctgttttcatagaCAAATGGTCATAGCTATCTTGTCTGTAATagcaaaatattataaacaacCCATATACCCTTCAATAGGTGAAACCAAATCAAAAGAGCTTTGGTACATCCACAGAATGAAATATACTTCAGtaataaataagaaggaaagaatgaTTAATGCATGCAATAATCTGGAGGGGCCAAAGGCATTATACTTAGATCTGAGGAAATAACTTAGATGTTGCTGATCAGGATGGTGAATTCAACACAATTAGGTAAATGTTCTGTATATCAGCAAGGAGGCTGTCTTTGGTATTgctgaaggagaaaaacaagctGCAGAGTATGATTAGTATGGTCttacttttgtgttttataagAGGGGAAGTAACATGTAGTTAGGCATAAAACCATACACAAGTAAATTTGGAAGGAGATATGCCAAACTCTGCCTACCTCTGGGAACAATTTGGGGGGGAGGAAGActttaactttttactttttttttttttggtacaggaattgaactcaggggcatttaaccactgagccacatctccagcccttttttgtatttttatttttttagagacagggtcttactgagttgtttagggactcactaagttgctgaggctgtgaggctggctttgaaagtgtgattctcctgccatagcctcccgagcagctaggattacaggcatgcaacacctgCAATACCGAGCCTTGAGTTTTACtacttttataataagaaaaaaggttAATGTAGAAATGAATTTTTCATGCCATGTTTGCTGGGTCGCCAGATGTACAGTGGAGTAGATAGGTGAGATACTATTTATatagtattaaaattattaatactatataaatagtatctatataaatactatataaatagGTAAAACCATGCTTGAAGTTACAAGAGCTGGGCTTAAATCTTCCTCCAGTAAATGATTTGATCTTGGCCAAGTCAAAACCTTTAGgagcaggtgtggtggcacatgcctgtaatccaacggctccagaggctgaggcaggagaatcctgagttcaaagccagcctcagcaaaagccagacactgagcaactcagcaagaaccctgcctaaataaaatacaaaaacagggctggggatgtggctcaatggtctaTTGTCCCCGAGTTTAATCACCGGTAcccacccaaaacaaaacaaaaaaacacctttaAACTGCAcatttcatctatgaaatggaaCAACAATGGATTATTAGGAAGAGCAACTGAATTAACACAGTGAATACATCAAAGGTACAGTGATATCTCTACTGCAATTCTTATCAACAAGAAAAGTTAGTGTTTTCGAATGTTATCAAATATAGTATTATTTATCATCTGTAAGACTAGTAAAGAGTTTTAAGACAGTTGAAGTGGTTAGGATTCCTGGAAGAGGGGGAATAATTATGAATAGTTACTTCTGTCCTGAGCCATGCTTGAATCCCAGAAAGGAATCATTGTCATTAAGGTCTGCATCTGGGTTTTCATCAATGTCCAgttcatggctgaataaaaaaaaagggggggaaaaagaaaaagaaaaaggtaaatagtTACAAGTCATTATACTTCCCCCTTCAGAGTTCACCAGTTTAGGGAAGTATCAATAATCAACCATAGTTCAAAAATCCCAGAGAAACAATACCTTAATCTAGATTTCCCAAATGACCTGACCCAGAAGTGTTTAGGGACTAACTAAGGAGAAAAACAAGCTGCAGAGTATGATTAGTATGGTCttacttttgtgttttataagAAGGGAAGTAACATGTAGTTAGGCATAAAACCATACACAAGTAAATTTGGAAGGAGATATGCCAAACTCTGCCTACCTCTGGGAACGATGGGGGGGGGGAGActttaactttttacttttttttttttttggtacaggaatTGAACTGTTTTTGTAGATGCTATACAGGGCACAAAAGTCTCATACGAAGCACCTCATAACCTATAGGAGAAATGAAGTATTTCCAGCTGAAGTTCAAATTCTGCAGTGATTCATCCTTTCCTTATTATCTATACAGCAGTAACATTTACCCCATTCCACTCTATATTATACCTTACATTACATGTTATTGCCTTGGGCAGAGTTGGTCCTGGCTCTACTTTTAGAGTGGCCATGGTTACATTGAACAGAGTACTTTTCTTTGTTTCACTATTACTATTCACATTAAATGATGCCATTAGATTGAGGTCCATTTCAGCAATAAAAATCTGGGATTATATATACCCAGACttttgagaaaaattagaagTGCTGAGGGGAATATAAAGTTATTAGCTAAAGGTTATAATCCATTGATGGGTCATAATTAATTAATCAAGGGTCATATACACTGCAGGCTAGCTCCAGTCTACCTAATAAGCTCACCAAAAAAGGCACCACTCCCATCTcaaatgagaaattaagaaatgtatttaGTTTGTAGCAGAGTTGGGATTTGACCATGGATCTAAAACCATAGTATCTTACCATTAGATCCTGCTTGCACTCACTCATAGACACAAATGCTTATGCTAACACATTTCAGAGACAGAGGTAATGTACAACTTACCTCCTCTTGAGTTTGCTGGACTTATGCTCAGGTGGATCTTCTTCACTCTCATCTCCATCAGTCCCACTGGCGTGCAGCCTGTCTTTGCTTGTGTTTACTCTGGAACATTCCTGTGGCTCTAAAGAGGCAGAGATATTAAAGCAGATTTTCTCCTTGGTTTGGCAACTTTTTTGCCATTTACAAAGGCAATCAAAATATTTTGGTGCCTTTCCTGCAATGAACTACAGAGCTGcatcagcaaagtggcaggatacatCTATCAGTGTGTCTACATGCAGAatccaaggggggaaaaaaggcagGTATAAGCTTTTATGTTCTAACTATATAGTCATGTGCTACATAACAATGTTTTGGTCAATATGGACTACATATGTGCATACTAGTGGTTTCCTATGTTTATATCAAATAGTGATGTGTTAACTGTAACTACTTATTAATATACAAATTAATCTACAAAGTTAACATTGTGGTAGTTCTTGGCAATCACATTATTAAGAAACATTAATTGAAATGACTCTAAAGACAGCATGATCActataattaaaaggaaattccTCCATTacaaagtaaatataattttctttaatgtaGCTCTTAAATCGACAATGTAAGTAACTAAGATgagtatacttttaaaaacaatatctttatctgAGGTGGATCTGAGACATGTCTATCATTGTCCTATAAATTCCATCAGATTGGGTGAGATTAGAAGGGCAAACTTGCAAGGCAGGCAGTGGGAAGCTCTGACTGGGGTCACACTTagaatacttaaagaaaatacCAACTGCACTTACACAGAAATTTAACATACATCTTATATTTtgatctttttagttgtagatggacacaatgcctttatttattatctttatatgatgagtgctccactactgagccacaacctcagtccttaCATTTTGATCTTAATGAAGGTcgaaaacaaaccaaaatttgAAGTCATTAAATTGATTCTGATGGCAGAAACACTGGAGCATATTACAGAAATAGCCAACCTGTGCACTTAACTAAGGAACAAgtaatataaagcaaactttgtGGGAAGGTGTATTgtatctggaaaaagaaaaaagagtaggaagataggttaaaaaaaaaattaaaggaagtaaTACGAGACAGTAATATAAAAGCCAACACATTGACCAATATGCGCATTATaaactttatgttcaaaataagTATAGAAACACATCAAGAGTGTAAATAAAAAACCACcagataaaaaagaatgaaaataacacCAAGAGGAAGGAATGAGAATATTATACTAAGGTAAGTTCCATTGTTAAGAatatagagaaaagaaagcaCAGTTTTTCAAAAAAACTCAACTAGATCAGCAATCTGAGATAAGCAAACTCAAATGTTAAATGAAAGGTCAAATCCTTTTGCTTCACATAATGTTGATTCATTTTGCTAACTATTGCTTAGCAGAATAAATTTGGCTAATCTTACCCTGAGCTAGTTGATTTGCGCTTCCATTCCCAGATAAGTTGCTTTTCTTGGTTCCTCCATCACATGGTTCACTTTGACCAGAAGCAGGACGCTCTCTCccactaacttcacttagctgtCCATCACAACTTACAGAGGAATGTAACTGGCTGAGTTCTACTTCCTCCGAACTCAGAGTCATATTACTAATTCCATCAAGTATTTCATCATGATCCTTATCATTTGAATCAGAGCTTTTTTTATCAACTGTGATAGGTGAAGATGGAAAAGATATTAAGTCCACTTTCacaatattttcatctttcttgaCAATTTCTGTTGTAGTTGCAATGGTATTTGTATCACAGCTTTGTGAAGCATCAAAAGTCCAACCTTGAGCTTCCCAATACTGAAATTGCTCCAAATAATACCAATAAAGTTCACTGTAATGTTGTTCCCATTTTTCCTTTGTATCAGGAAAGTTCCAAGGTTCAGCAGATAGTATTTGATCTGGATGTTTTTCTTGCCAGCTTTGCCATAAAAGTTCTCCTCCATATTTATTCCAATACCTTTCCCAATTCTCTGTAATTTCAAATTTTGGAGATAACGTATTTTCAACAGAAAGTTTTTCTGTTtcaatattccttttattttgaagttcACATGTTCTAGTGTTCTCATACTGTTCAACTGAAGATGGGTCATCTGAAACCAAATGGTCATcttcttcatattcttttctcCAAGACTCTTGCATAATTTCATCCAAGTACTTCTTTTGatgtttcctcctcttcttttttactttaactttattttttgtattcataGATATCTACATCAGATAAATAATAACTTGAATATAAAATGCTGTTCATAAGTTATAAAAGAAGGCAGAACCCAAATCTATTTTGACATTCTCACCCTGGGCTTTTAAACACATGAACAACTGACCCCTCCTAAGTTCCCAAGAGCTGGGTGCATGGAacattcttgtaatcccagttacttgggaggctgaggcaggagaatcggaGTTCAAGGCCCATCTGGGCAATTAATGAgatctggtctcaaaataaaataaaaaagggctggggatgtagttcaactctcagtaccacaaataaaaaaataagttcccAAGAGAAGGAAAAGTCACAAAAGGGACATAACACAATTTGTAGTTTTGGTTAGCTTAAAAatctatacatttaaaaagaggGAGTCatgtacagtggcacatgcctgtaatcccagagactctggaagctgagataAAGATAATCATAAGATGGAGGCCAGCATTGGCAACTTAGGGATGTAAAAGGAGCAAGGGATATAGcagagtggtagagcacccctgctCTACCACTTTAATTCCCAGAACCCCCCAGCGCCCCCCCACGCCCCGAATGCTCTATGAATG includes:
- the Tgs1 gene encoding trimethylguanosine synthase isoform X2; the encoded protein is MCCEKWNHVAEMFLFLDEREEDCKIHCLCSRAFVEDRKLCNLGLKGYYVRGSGNNAGDQATEEEEDGHSHGTAELHDSKDIGLDESELDSEAELMRSMGLPLQFGGVSTHKSFEISMNTKNKVKVKKKRRKHQKKYLDEIMQESWRKEYEEDDHLVSDDPSSVEQYENTRTCELQNKRNIETEKLSVENTLSPKFEITENWERYWNKYGGELLWQSWQEKHPDQILSAEPWNFPDTKEKWEQHYSELYWYYLEQFQYWEAQGWTFDASQSCDTNTIATTTEIVKKDENIVKVDLISFPSSPITVDKKSSDSNDKDHDEILDGISNMTLSSEEVELSQLHSSVSCDGQLSEVSGRERPASGQSEPCDGGTKKSNLSGNGSANQLAQEPQECSRVNTSKDRLHASGTDGDESEEDPPEHKSSKLKRSHELDIDENPDADLNDNDSFLGFKHGSGQKYGEIPNFSRRQVRYLDKNVKRKSKYLDMRRQIKMKNKHIFFTEELEKPFLKKSKALSKVEKFLKWVNEPMDAEALQESSSHDNVQDTCTSTDSEDQDMSVSKADNPENLEPEKCQTVSSASELETEKNEGDSLVASMPEKKDCITQEISDSPQVETEAEIKKKKKKSKNKNRKVNGLPPEIAAVPKLAKYWAQRYRLFSRFDDGIKLDREGWFSVTPEKIAEHIAGRVSQSFTSDIIVDAFCGVGGNTIQFALTGKRDKLRHTEMKYIV